In Temnothorax longispinosus isolate EJ_2023e chromosome 10, Tlon_JGU_v1, whole genome shotgun sequence, a single window of DNA contains:
- the Rme-8 gene encoding dnaJ homolog subfamily C member 13 isoform X1: MMPIKDNQDVACFLVTKHSTWKGKYKRIFSIGSMGITTYNPGTLEVTNKWEYSDFISVQPINRNHVGSHEFTITVRKERKNETMKFSSEHRPHLLTEALKYRNYVEKSKEILRYSAYKHHWSDTRLPIVLEITPYSLDQLDPATNMVLASYCYKDFEGLLTMKDYPNGFVIVCGGFGRLHLFASKHMEEIKKKLQETALNNLGINIKMLKEPIRLDDFIAQRLGKFSSDEHITSVSEFTVHKISSRHLDPQRRTLCLSDTCLLERDPQTYNICTLRPLSDIFTLIRDNDNPQLFTIQYLNGQMRSYTATNRDSLLASLLDGVRASGNRDVHVKMYPIARGKRLGPFNLPVDEEVETTHVKFLQQPPGGRTFAEILERFNANVPYSGLNYSITQDEVVPLEWTVTTLQLQVHRITNDYLQGIFTENKDKIILGALNTLISKDLETNSEIEAQFHALRRLVASKIGFAAFTTLPGFRETVGTKVVKALKRQNCGVTQAAIDCICALMQPMHDDCDLRQEQLNKSSLLSSNKFLESLLEMWVNHIIHGTGALVVSAMLDLLTFALCVPYSETTDGKHFDNLLEMVATRGRSLFKLFQHPSLAVVKGAGLIMRAIIEEGAPEVAAKMQELALAEGALPRHLLNSLFTIGSDSRLLTHRQLCRHLVGLWITGHPTAMGLLKRIMPVGLLNYLDSDEKVPESFLEEERLNNRDNLKIAIDHASRNKKSPQWIAIERQMRVVEKHVENALQHWGARIGIERREKIKERPIVLRKRRERIKSEANWKLFYYKFNQDHALPNLIWNHKTREELRIALENEIRAFSSDKDLAGGTLIAWNHREFEVQYQCLSDEVKIGDYYLRLLLEKDSPDSPIRKSYEFFNDLYHRFLLTAKIEMKCLCLQAMTIVYGRYYEDIGPFSDTKYILGMLERCADRTERDRLVMFINKLILHRRNVKDIMDQNGVRTLVDLLTLAHLHTSRAVVPAQTNVIEAGPQQERMEKEWYYNNGDQREGPMSLKDLKELYGSNHVTHKTKVWAQGLDGWKTISQVPQLKWSLVAKGTPVINESELANLILNILIKMCEYFPSRDADDAVIRPLPRVKRLLSDLQYLPHIVQLLLTFDPILVERVATLLCEVMRDNADVSKIYLTGVFYFILMYTGSNVLPIARFLQLTHTKQAFRNDDNTSSDIMQRSILGQLLPDAMVSYLENHGAEKFAQIFLGDYDTPEAIWNAEMRRMLIEKIAAHIADFTPKLRSHTMARYQYIAIPAVRYPQLENELFCQIFYLRHLCDTVKFPQWPIPEPVQLLKDVLDAWKREVEKKPPLMTMDEAYKQLCLPSGKQHDEAIVRKSFYKLAQMYHPDKNPEGRDKFEAVSQAYEFLCSRSCWSTTGPNPDNIVLILRTQSILFHRYTDELRPYKYAGYPQLIKTIKLETDDERLFSKSAPLLAAASELAYHTVHCSALNAEELRREGGLDVLLEAYTRCVSVLSRSSKPTDIAVQVCMHITRCFAVAGSFRGCRDKIIELPQLVRDLCRILHFKHLTKLCAVATECVSSLATDSILQMQLLQSGALWDLLLFMFNYDYTLEEGGVERNQDENRQEVANNLAKLAIRACARLGGYMKDDNETPVNPVTVAALESLLTPYLARQLVKDKPEEILKILNSNCSNPYLIWDNGTRAELNEYLELKRQERLNNSDNFEHDFSDFKYTAHADELVIGEIFVKVYNEQPAYPIENPKGFTINLLEFLSLSSEYLTSLGSISSVKKDQDKLEHIVMALKALNNVIKNNPGIELQCMGHFKLLFGLLNCSNFKLIQKSALEVISNVTKNQECVDDIAANEVVVHLLLCLHSLKEYQLLALETLYALMSSTKIVKDALSKGAVVYILDLFCNSSNIHTREAAAELLAKMSSDKLAGPKVKLDLSKFLPRLFSEAIRDAPKQCVHMFETQHENPELIWDDDAKARVARIIAELKDEYHALQRRNPNAILKLPDTQNNIDIATNEPVVGGVYLRLFIASPAWALRRPKEFLSELMDSTLTLMSKEKTDTDMLELTTQALVCLLQAQPTLADQVPSLGHIPRLCRQMAAHNGQPSVYKTAILILHQLATSEICISSICQTECISPLKHAMQSRRDMIAVACETLNRLFSTNEDRLIKQALDAEMVPYLLNILEGRLDIVENPATTKAQIVKALKAMTKSLLLGEKVNAILEKSSVWAEYKDQRHDLFISNNTSSGYLTAGTPVSAGYLTAGPSTTLTTGPPPVDKEDSLINRNDSI; this comes from the exons ATGATGCCGATAAAGGACAATCAAGATGTGGCATGCTTTTTAGTTACCAAGCATTCTACATGGAAAGGAAA gtACAAGCGTATCTTCTCCATTGGCTCTATGGGGATAACGACATACAATCCTGGTACATTAGAAGTGACAAACAAATGGGAATATTCTGATTTTATAAGTGTACAGCCAATAAATAGAAATCACGTAGGTTCTCATGAATTTACTATAACCGTACGTAAGGAACGGAAAAATGAGACCATGAAGTTTAGCTCTGAACATAGACCACACTTATTGACAGAAGCACTCAAGTACAGAAATTATGTTGAAAAGTCTAAAGAAATTTTG aGATATTCAGCTTATAAACATCACTGGTCTGATACAAGATTACCCATTGTATTAGAAATAACACCATACAGTCTTGATCAATTAGATCCTGCGACAAACATGGTATTAGCTAGTTATTGTTATAAAGATTTTGAAGGGCTCCTGACAATGAAAGATTATCCCAATGGATTTGTGATTGTATGTGGTGGATTTGGACGTCTGCATCTCTTCGCTTCTAAACATATggaagagataaaaaagaaattgcaagAAACTGCATTAAATAACTTGGGCATTAATATAAAGATGTTGAAGGAGCCTATAAGACTCGATGACTTTATTGCTCAAAGATTAGGGAAATTTAGCAGCGACGAGCATATAACGAGTGTATCGGAATTTACTGTCCACAAAATCTCCTCGAGGCATCTGGATCCTCAAAGAAGAACGCTTTGTCTTTCAGACACTTGCCTGTTGGAAAGAGATCCTCAAACCTACAACATTTGTACTCTTAGGCCACTGTCGGACATTTTCACTTTGATTCGTGATAACGATAATCCTCAATTGTTCACTATACAATATCTCAATGGTCAAATGCGCAGTTATACCGCGACAAATAGAGATTCCTTATTGGCATCTTTACTGGATGGTGTAAGAGCATCTGGTAATAGAGATGTTCATGTAAAGATGTATCCCATAGCCAGAGGTAAAAGACTCGGACCTTTCAATCTACCTGTTGACGAGGAGGTCGAGACGACGCATGTCAAATTCCTTCAGCAGCCGCCTGGAGGACGTACGTTTGCTGAAATTTTGGAGAGATTTAACGCAAATGTACCGTACAGCGGGCTTAATTACTCCATTACGCAAGAC GAAGTTGTACCGCTTGAATGGACTGTAACAACATTACAACTCCAAGTACATCGTATCACGAATGATTACTTACAGGGGatttttactgaaaataaAGACAAGATTATCCTCGGGGCTTTGAATACTTTAATAAGCAAAGATCTCGAGACAAATAGCGAGATTGAAGCACAATTTCATGCACTGCGAAGACTGGTGGCTAGCAAAATCGGTTTCGCTGCATTTACAACACTTCCTGGCTTTAGAGAAACCGTTGGTACAAAGGTCGTGAAGGCTTTGAAAAGACAAAATTGTGGTGTAACGCAAGCTGCCATAGATTGTATTTGCGCTCTAATGCAACCAATGCATGACGATTGCGATTTAAGACAAGAACAACTGAACAAAAGTAGTCTGCTCAGCAGTAATAAGTTTTTAGAAAGTCTACTAGAAATGTGGGTTAATCACATT atTCATGGTACAGGTGCACTGGTAGTCTCCGCTATGCTCGATCTTTTAACATTTGCCCTGTGTGTACCATACAGTGAAACTACCGATGGCAAACATTTTGACAATCTTTTAGAAATGGTTGCTACAAGAGGTAGATCTTTGTTTAAATTGTTTCAACATCCTTCGTTGGCTGTGGTCAAAGGTGCTGGATTAATAATGCGAGCAATCATTGAAGAGGGTGCACCAGAGGTAGCAGCAAAAATGCAAGAACTGGCACTTGCAGAAGGAGCTCTACCAAGACATTTGTTAAATAGTTTATTTACGATCGGTAGTGACAGCAGATTATTAACGCATCGACAATTGTGCCGACATTTAGTAGGTTTGTGGATCACGGGACATCCTACAGCTATGGGATTATTGAAACGAATTATG CCGGTGGGTTTGTTGAATTATTTGGATTCTGATGAAAAAGTACCGGAGTCATTCTTGGAAGAAGAGAGATTGAACAATCGTGACAATTTAAAGATTGCTATAGATCATGCGtcaagaaataagaaaagtcCACAATGGATCGCTATCGAACGTCAGATGCGAGTAGTTGAAAAGCATGTAGAAAATGCTTTGCAACATTGGGGTGCTCGTATTGGAATAGAACGTAGAGAGAAGATTAAAGAGCGTCCGATAGTTTTAAGAAAACGTAGAGAACGAATTAAATCTGAAGCAAATTggaaattattctattataaatttaatcaagatCACGCACTGCCAAATTTAATTTGGAATCACAAAACGAGAGAGGAATTGAGAATAGCTTTGGAAAACGAGATACGTGCATTTAGTTCAGATAAAGACTTGGCTGGCGGAACTTTGATTGCGTGGAATCATAGAGAGTTCGAGGTGCAATATCAATGTCTTTCGGATGAAGTTAAAATTGGAGATTACTACTTGAGGCTTTTATTGGAAAAGGATAGTCCGGACAGTCCTATAAGAAAATC AtacgaattttttaatgatttataccATAGATTTTTATTGACTGCGAAAATCGAAATGAAGTGCCTTTGCTTGCAAGCAATGACGATAGTGTACGGTCGATATTACGAGGATATTGGTCCATTCTCAGATACGAAATACATATTGGGAATGTTGGAACGTTGCGCGGATAGAACGGAGCGCGATAGGCTAGTCATGTTCATAAATAAACTCATATTGCACAGGCGAAATGTCAAAGACATAATGGATCAGAATGGTGTACGAACCTTAGTCGATTTATTGACGTTGGCACATTTACATACTTCCCGAGCAGTCGTACCGGCGCAAACCAATGTGATAGAAGCGGGTCCACAGCAGGAACGAATGGAGAAAGAATGGTATTACAATAATGGAGATCAACGTGAAGGTCCGATGAGTCTAAAAGACCTGAAGGAACTGTACGGTTCAAATCATGTGACTCACAAAACAAAAGTTTGGGCACAGGGATTAGATGGATGGAAAACGATTTCACAAGTGCCACAATTAAAGTGGAGTCTTGTTGCAAAGGGAACTCCCGTGATAAATGAAAGTGAATTGGCTAATTTAATCCTCAACATTTTAATCAAGATGTGTGAATATTTCCCAAGTAGAGATGCCGATGACGCGGTAATTAGACCATTGCCACGTGTGAAGCGATTGCTATCCGATCTTCAGTATCTGCCACATATTGTACAGCTTTTGCTAACGTTTGATCCAATCCTAGTTGAGAGAGTCGCTACGTTGTTGTGTGAAGTGATGCGAGACAATGCAGATGTgtcaaaaatttatcttacCGGCGTATTTTACTTTATCTTAATGTACACTGGTTCTAACGTCTTGCCAATTGCGAGGTTTTTACAACTTACGCACACTAAACAAGCCTTTAGGAACGACGAT AACACTTCTTCAGATATCATGCAACGAAGTATTCTCGGCCAACTGTTGCCCGACGCAATGGTGAGTTATTTAGAGAATCACGGAGCAGAGAAATTTGCGCAGATATTCCTTGGAGATTACGATACGCCGGAAGCAATTTGGAACGCAGAAATGCGACGAATGCTTATCGAGAAAATTGCTGCGCATATTGCAGATTTTACTCCCAAGTTGCGAAGTCATACCATGGCCAGGTATCAATATATCGCTATACCTGCTGTAAGATATCCACAATTGGAAAATGAATTGTTTTGTCAGATATTCTATCTCAGACATCTTTGCGACACTGTTAAATTTCCACAATGGCCTATCCCAGAACCT gtacaattattaaaagatgtaTTAGACGCGTGGAAAAGAGAAGTAGAGAAAAAGCCACCTCTAATGACTATGGATGAAGCTTATAAGCAACTTTGCTTACCTAGTGGAAAGCAGCATGACGAAGCGATCGTGAGGAagtcattttataaattagcTCAAATGTATCATCCTGACAAAAATCCTGAAGGCAGA GACAAGTTTGAAGCTGTTAGTCAGGCATACGAGTTTCTATGCAGTCGCAGTTGTTGGTCGACGACTGGTCCTAATCCTGACAACATCGTTTTGATTTTAAGGACGCAGAGCATCCTTTTCCATAGATATACAGATGAGCTTAGACCTTACAAATACGCTGGTTATCCTCAATTGATTAAAACGATTAAGCTGGAAACGGATGACGAACGATTATTTTCAAAGTCTGCCCCATTGCTGGCAGCTGCAAGTGAACTTGCGTATCACACAGTGCACTGTTCGGCTTTAAATGCCGAAGAATTGCGAAGGGAGGGTGGTTTAGACGTATTGTTGGAAGCGTATACGCGATGCGTATCTGTTTTAAGCAGATCGAGCAAACCCACTGACATAGCAGTGCAAGTTTGTATGCATATAACTAGATGTTTCGCTGTTGCCGGATCATTTCGAGGATGCAGAGATAAGATTATTGAATTGCCGCAACTTGTAAGAGACCTTTGCAGAATACTGCATTTTAAG catttaacaaaattatgtgCAGTTGCCACAGAGTGCGTTTCATCTCTTGCTACAGACAGCATATTACAAATGCAACTATTGCAATCCGGTGCTTTATGGGATCTGTTGCTCTTCATGTTCAACTACGATTACACATTGGAAGAAGGTGGTGTGGAAAGAAATCAAGATGAAAATCGTCAGGAAGTAGCCAATAACTTGGCTAAATTGGCAATTCGTGCTTGTGCTAGATTAGGTGGTTACATGAAGGACGACAACGAGACCCCCGTTAATCCAGTTACAGTTGCCGCTCTAGAAAGTTTATTAACGCCCTATCTAGCACGTCAGCTTGTTAAAGATAAACctgaagaaattttaaagatactGAATTCTAATTGTTCAAATCCATATTTAATCTGGGACAATGGAACCAGAGCggaattaaatgaatatttagaACTGAAACGGCAAGAGAGATTAAATAATAGCGATAATTTTGAACATGATTTTAGTGATTTCAAATATACTGCTCATGCTGACGAATTAGTAATCGGCGAAATATTCGTCAAGGTATACAACGAGCAACCAGCATATCCAATCGAG aatCCCAAAGGCTTCACGAtaaacttgcttgaatttctatCACTATCTTCAGAGTACTTAACATCTTTAGGCAGTATTAGTTCGGTTAAAAAGGACCAAGATAAATTGGAGCACATCGTGATGGCGCTTAAAGCTCTGAATAATGTTATCAAAAATAACCCTGGCATTGAATTACAGTGTATGGGACACTTTAAATTGCTATTTGGACTTTTAAATTgcagtaattttaaattaattcaaaagaGCGCTCTAGAAGTGATCAGTAATGTTACCAAGAATCAGGAATGCGTTGATGATATTGCCGCAAATGAAGTTGTCGTGCATTTGTTGTTATGTTTGCACAGCTTGAAAGAGTATCAGCTTCTCGCATTGGAAACTTTATACGCACTGATGAGCTCGACTAAAATTGTTAAGGATGCATTATCAAAAG GAGCTGTAGTGTACATTCTTGATCTCTTTTGTAACTCGAGTAATATTCATACGAGAGAAGCAGCAGCTGAATTACTTGCAAAAATGTCATCCGATAAATTAGCTGGACCAAAAGTTAAGCTcgatttatcgaaatttttacCTAGATTATTCAGCGAAGCTATTCGCGATGCACCCAAGCAGTGTGTACACATGTTTGAGACACAGCACGAAAATCCTGAATTGATATGGGATGATGATGCAAAGGCTAGAGTAGCGAGAATTATTGCGGAATTGAAAGACGA ATACCACGCGTTACAGAGACGAAATCCAAATGCCATATTAAAGTTACCTGATACgcaaaataatatcgatatcgCGACGAACGAGCCTGTCGTAGGTGGAGTGTATCTTCGATTATTTATAGCCAGTCCCGCTTGGGCGCTTAGGAGACCAAAGGAATTCTTAAGTGAGCTGATGGACTCTACATTAACATTAATGTCCAAGGAAAAGACCGAT aCGGATATGTTGGAATTAACGACACAGGCTCTTGTGTGTTTACTCCAAGCGCAACCTACTTTGGCGGACCAAGTACCATCCTTGGGTCATATACCGCGACTTTGTCGACAGATGGCTGCTCATAACGGTCAGCCATCGGTATATAAGACAGCTATATTAATTCTACATCAATTAGCGACAAGCGAG ATTTGTATCTCATCTATATGCCAAACGGAATGCATAAGTCCATTAAAGCATGCGATGCAATCGAGAAGAGACATGATCGCGGTAGCATGCGAGACGCTGAACAGATTATTTTCGACGAATGAAGATAGACTTATCAAGCAG GCGTTGGACGCCGAAATGGTACCATATCTCTTAAATATATTGGAAGGACGATTAGATATTGTTGAAAACCCTGCCACGACTAAAGCACAAATAGTAAAAGCTTTAAAAGCCATGACGAAAAGTTTACTTCTTGGTGAAAAAGTTAATGCCATTTTGGAAAAGTCGAGTGTATGGGCAGAATATAAGGATCAACGGCACGATCTGTTCATTTCGAATAATACCAGTTCTGGTTATCTTAcag CTGGAACACCTGTATCTGCTGGCTATTTGACAGCAGGGCCAAGTACAACTTTAACCACGGGCCCACCACCAGTAGACAAAGAAGatagtttaattaatagaaacgATAGCATCTGA